In the genome of Pseudomonadota bacterium, the window CTCGGCCACGAACAGGGGGTCGCCGCTGCTTTGAATATCGGATTCATTGAGCAATGCGGGAAAGTCATTGTCGAAAATATACACATCATCGTAGTCGGGATTAATGACGCCGCCGGCGCGGCCATTGCCTGGACACAGGTAACAGTTTGGGTCGTAAGAGGGAAGCGGACTCGTGGCGTCTCCCTCATGCCCTTGCCAAGGCCGCTGTGTGCGATGAGGCGACACCACCACCCATTCTCCCGTGAGCGCATTACGGCGGCGATGTGGTGTGTCGAGTTTTCCCGACATGGGGCGTCTCCTGTTAAGCGATCAGCTGCGCGCCCCCCGATGGGGAGGAGCTATAGGTTTCAAGTTCAAGGCCGGTGGCTTCTTTGTATCGCTCAAAGAGCGTTTTAATAATGGCGTCGCGTCGATCGTGCTGAATGAGCGCGACAGCGCAACCACCAAAGCCACCCCCGGTTATGCGCGCACCGTATAGGCCCGCTTTAGGGCCAAGGTCATGTGCAATGGCATTGAGCGCATCCAGTTCCGGCACGCTGGTTTCATAGTCTTGCGACAAAGAAAGATGGCTTTGATGCATTAGCTCGCCGGCTTCTTGCCAACGTTGTGCCTGAATAGCGGCCACCGTCGCGCGTGTGCGCGCATCCTCGGTGGTTACATGCCGCGCGCGCTTAAAACGCAGTTCGCCGAGCGCGTCGCGGGCAGCGTCAACCTGTTCAGGCGTGACATCCCGCAGATGACTGACGCCAAGAATACCGCACGCCTCCTCGCACGTGGCGCGGCGTCGGGCATACGCGCCGTCGCGTAATTCACGACTGACTTTGCTGTTGATAATGAGCACGGATACGTTTGGATCCGCGATCGCAATATGCTCGACATCCAGCGACCGGCAGTCGAGAAACATCAGATGGCCTTCCTGTGCATAGGCCACGCAAAATTGGTCCATGATACCGGCCGGCATGCCAGTAAACGCGTGCTCAGCGGATTGGCACAGCGCCGCGAGGTCCTGGTCCGGCACGCAAGTGGGATCAAGGTGCTGAAGCAGGCGCGCGATACCAAGCTGCAGGGCTGCGCTGCTCGACAAACCGCAGCCCATGGGAACCGCTGACATGACCATCAAATCCAAAGCGGGCATTGCCATGCCGCGCTGTTGGAACTGGTCGACAACACCTTTGAGGTAGTCCGTCCAGGTGTGGCTCACACTCAGTGCTTCGCCGTCGACGCCAAACGATTCTTGGAGCTCAAGATTGACGCTATATACCCGTATGCCCGGTGCGCTGCGCGGTGCCGCAGCCATCCATATCGCGTGATCAATGGCCATGGGCAACACAAAACCATCGTTGTAATCGGTATGGTCACCGATGACATTCACGCGACCGGGAGCGCGTACAAACCATTTTGGTTCGTGGCCGTACCGCTCAACAAATCGTTGACGAAGTGTTGTTTGCATTGTCAGGAGACATGTCCTGCGGCGCCGGCATCGCGCGCGAGTTCAAGCTTGATGCGCTCGATGGTGTCCATCGCGGCGTCGTCATTGACTAACCGATTATGCCGTTGGATCAGCGCATTGAGCTGAAAAACGGAGATGAGCATCGCATAGAGTGGTGACAAATATCCGCGCTGACTAAATTCAGTGAGCGTCTCCGCGTCGAGCGCCTGAAGCTTCTCTTCGTCGATCGTATGCAGACCATTGATAGTCTGCGCGGTGTCATTGTGAAACAGCACCTGGATGCTCAGTTCTTTGATTAGGCCGGCGTTCTCAATGGTGTTAGCGAAGTGTTTGGTCTGATGGTTCGCTTGAAGCTGGGCATCGAGTTTGCGGGTGAGTGCATCGAGCCAAGGGGCTAACTTTCCGTCAGCATGAAAGAGCGCATCGCCTTCGCTATTGCTAAAGGCATCCGCAGAGGAATCAAAACCGACGGCACGCTGGTCGTCACTACCTGTATTGACCAAATAAAACGGAAACGTCTCGATGACTTGAGGCAGGTACGTGGCGTGCCATTGCTGCGAGTCACAAAACAAATTTCGCTCGATCTGCAAGCTCGTCA includes:
- the galK gene encoding galactokinase encodes the protein MQTTLRQRFVERYGHEPKWFVRAPGRVNVIGDHTDYNDGFVLPMAIDHAIWMAAAPRSAPGIRVYSVNLELQESFGVDGEALSVSHTWTDYLKGVVDQFQQRGMAMPALDLMVMSAVPMGCGLSSSAALQLGIARLLQHLDPTCVPDQDLAALCQSAEHAFTGMPAGIMDQFCVAYAQEGHLMFLDCRSLDVEHIAIADPNVSVLIINSKVSRELRDGAYARRRATCEEACGILGVSHLRDVTPEQVDAARDALGELRFKRARHVTTEDARTRATVAAIQAQRWQEAGELMHQSHLSLSQDYETSVPELDALNAIAHDLGPKAGLYGARITGGGFGGCAVALIQHDRRDAIIKTLFERYKEATGLELETYSSSPSGGAQLIA
- a CDS encoding SapC family protein; translated protein: MTSPTLLDSALHADLRLRPNSGVRFASQHHVLPIRAEEIAKAVSNFPVFLTRNTDSGDWSFSIVTSLQIERNLFCDSQQWHATYLPQVIETFPFYLVNTGSDDQRAVGFDSSADAFSNSEGDALFHADGKLAPWLDALTRKLDAQLQANHQTKHFANTIENAGLIKELSIQVLFHNDTAQTINGLHTIDEEKLQALDAETLTEFSQRGYLSPLYAMLISVFQLNALIQRHNRLVNDDAAMDTIERIKLELARDAGAAGHVS